The nucleotide window CAAAAGAGGCGATAAATAACGCCAACAAAATAAATAAAAATTGATTCCCTTCTTGATCTCCTGTGCGACGAAAATATTCTTTTCCTGCCCAATCTAACCCAAATAAAACTGCTGCGGAATAAATGGCTAAGGTGACTAATTGCCAAACTAAGGATTGTGGGGTAAAATCTCCTTGGTGAATAGAAACACATACCGCTAAAACCAACAGCGCAGAAATATCAGTAAAGATGGTCGCTCCAACGGTAATAATAACCGCTCGATTTTTCACCTTACCTAATTGCTGAACAATGGGAAATCCTAATAGGGTATGAGAGGCTAATAGAGACCCAATTAAAAACGAACTATTCCAACTAAAGCCGAACCATCGTCCAACTAATACTCCCGTTATTAAAGGGAAAATAAATGTAGAGAAGCCAAAGGTTAAGGAACGATCTTTAGTTTTCTTAAATTCCTTTAAATCAATTTCTAACCCCGCTACAAACATTAAATAAATTTTCCCAATATCAGAAAATAATTTCATCGTTTCTGATTTAGGATCAATTAAATGCAATCCATTTTGTCCCAGTAAAACTCCGGCTACTAACAGCCCAACCAATCCGGGAAGTTTGAATTTTTCAAAAATTGGAGGTAAAATTAAAACAACTAATAAAAGTATGGTGAAAGAAAATAAAGGATTTTCATAAATATGTTCTAATATTTTTTCCATATATATAATAGACCAGAACTTTTATCAGCTTTTCTGATTGTGAATTTAATCTAGCATGGTTAGCATCTGCCTCTAGACTGATTAGTTTAACTCACAACAGTATAAAAGTTCCGTTAAATAAATCTTAAGATTTGTCGTTAATTCGTCGGATTAACCAATAACTGGCGGAAAGTGCTAAACTGGCAACGGCTAAGGCAATTAAATCATTTTTTTCATATTCCTTTGGATCAAAAATTATAATTTTACGGGCAATGGCAATTAAAGCAGTTACGACGACTAATTCAACTTGAAGGATATGTTTTCTTAAATAAGCGGTAATATTTTCTAGTAATTCCAGAGCAATTAAAATATTTAAAAATAATCCGAAAATTTCAATAATAGTTTTACTAAAAAATCCAACCGGTTCAGTGGTAAATAAATCGGTTGACAAGACAAGAACTAAATCATATAAAGAGACTAAAATTACAATAATTAAAGCGATCGAGAGAATTTTGGAAACAATATTTTCAACTTTATGAACATAATCCATAAATTTTTCATCGTGTTTCCAAGCCTCAACAATTTCAGTTACTAATTGATTTAAAAATTTCATGGGTTCATTAAAGCGGTTAAAAACTATCTAGTTAAGCTGTTACACATTGAAACTATCTATTAGTAATTCCCTTCTGCCCTCTGCCCCCTGCCTCCTGCCTTTTCTTAATGAACAAACTAAAAGCCTATCAGTTTATTTAAGGGTTAGGTATTAGTTTTTAGGAGAGTTCCTAACCCCTAACACCTGAATTTTATGAATTTATTTCTGCGGGTTCTTTCTCTTGTAAAGGATTTAAAGAGTCAAGAGATTCGGTAGGTTCTTCAGAG belongs to Gloeothece citriformis PCC 7424 and includes:
- a CDS encoding phosphate-starvation-inducible PsiE family protein is translated as MKFLNQLVTEIVEAWKHDEKFMDYVHKVENIVSKILSIALIIVILVSLYDLVLVLSTDLFTTEPVGFFSKTIIEIFGLFLNILIALELLENITAYLRKHILQVELVVVTALIAIARKIIIFDPKEYEKNDLIALAVASLALSASYWLIRRINDKS